The genomic interval TTTGTGGCTGGGGATTTTTTGCAATGCCTTTAATTTTTCGTTTGAAGGTGTCTGCCATCAATCGAAACCGTTGTGATTGTTGACAAACggtaaataattttgcatgAGAAGTTCCTGACATCATTGTGTGGTAACTTATTCACCATTTAAATTGATCTGTAAATCAAttccaaatttaaaatgttcacTTCTCGTTCTTAAAATGAACTCTTTATTACATAAAACACTATTTAATGAGATTAAgaaattatttgcataaacaaCCATTAATATTGATTCGATATTTTCTCCacgattttgtttgattttctcTCCAGTTGCCTTCGCAGAAAAAGCCACCGCTCATCTACCCTTTTACCAAAACGCATGTAAACGCAACCGGAGCCCAAGGAAAACAATTGGCAGGGAAAGATGCCATCGGCAGATCAGATCCTGTTTGTGAATGTCACCACAACGGTGGCGGCAGCGGCTCTAACCGCTGCGGCCGCCGTCAGCACCACAGAATTCGGAAGCGACAAGGACGAACGGGGGTATGTGGATACGGATGCCGATGCGGGCATGGGAACGGAGTCGGTGGCGAACATATCCGGTTCGCTGGTGGAGGGCCTGACCACTGTCACCGCGGCACTTAGCACGGCTCAGGCGGATCCAGACTCCGCGGGGGAATGCGACGGAGCTGTGGAGGAGCTGCATGCTAGCGTCCTGGGCCTTCAGCTGGCTGTGCCGGAGTGGGAGGTAATAAACATAATGAtaatattgcattttattataaatagtAACGGATAAGAGTTTggcattattgtttttacgTTAGAcagctgaaaaaaaataatatactagATTTgattaaaagtatgtaacatgtAGGAGGAAGAGTTTCCGACTATAAATTCTTGGTCAGGATCCGTAGCGGATCCGTCCGTTTCTTTGAGGCGGATTACAATCGAgacgatctggccatgtctgtctgtccgaaTGAACACTGAGATATCGgaaactattaaaaaaaaatacgagtTGAGATTACCCATACTGATTCTTGTGAAGTTGGCGCAATTATGTTTTAACAGCCATTGGGccataacgcccacaagcaCCCAAAGCGCCAACGaccaaaattttaaaaatgtttttatttgattagaCTATTATCgtcttgccaatttctattGAAACTTTAACGCCGACCATATTAAATGTGACCGTGCCCAATTGTGACCGTGCACGTAACCGAACTGGTAGTTTCTACTCCTTTAATAAGTTTAGAATCAGTAGATCTTATTTATGTTCTCGAAACTACCACATTCAAACTCCCCCCGActtgttttctatttaaaCCAGGCCCTTCTCACCGCCCTGGTTCTCTCGGTCATTATCGTGCTGACCATTATCGGGAACATCCTGGTGATTCTTAGTGTGTTTACCTACAAGCCGCTGCGCATCGTCCAGAACTTCTTTATAGTGTCGCTGGCGGTGGCCGATCTCACGGTGGCGCTTTTGGTGCTGCCCTTCAACGTGGCTTACTCGATTCTGGGGCGCTGGGAGTTCGGCATCCACCTGTGCAAGCTGTGGCTCACCTGCGACGTGCTGTGCTGCACCAGTTCCATCCTAAACCTGTGTGCCATAGCCCTCGACCGGTACTGGGCCATCACAGACCCCATCAACTACGCCCAAAAGCGGACCGTGGGTCGCGTCTTGCTGCTCATCTCCGGAGTGTGGCTACTCTCACTACTGATAAGTAGTCCACCGTTGATCGGCTGGAACGACTGGCCGGACGAGTTCACCAGCGCCACGCCCTGCGAGCTGACCTCGCAGCGCGGCTACGTCATCTACTCTTCGCTGGGCTCCTTCTTCATTCCGCTGGCCATTATGACGATCGTCTACATCGAGATCTTCGTAGCCACGCGGCGCCGCTTGAGGGAGAGAGCCAGGGCCAACAAGCTCAACACGATCGCTCTTAAGTCCACCGAGCTGGAGCCGATGGCCAACTCCTCGCCCGTCGCTGCCTCCAACTCCGGCTCCAAGTCGCGCCTTCTAGCCAGCTGGCTGTGCTGCGGCCGAGATCGGGCCCAGTTCGCCACACCTATGATCCAGAATGACCAGGAGAGCATCAGCAGCGAAGTCCACCAGCCGCAGGATTCCTCCAAAGCGGGTTCCCACGGCAACAGCGATCCCCAACAGCAGCACATGGTCGTGTTGGTCAAGAAGTCGCGTCGCGCCAAAATCAAGGACTCCATCAAGCACGGAAAGGCCCGTGGTGGCCGCAGGTCGCAGTCCTCGTCCACCTGCGAGCCCCATGGCGAGCAACAGCTCCTTCCTGCCGGCGGGGATGGTGTTAGCTGCCAGGCCGGTGGAGGACACTCTGGAGGCGGAAAGTCCGACGCTGAGATCAGCACGGAGAGCGGGAGCGATCCCAAGGGTTGCATACAGGTAAGACGAGAATCGTAATGATATTAAAAATCCACAAGTGATTTcctttatataaaatatatatgtatttctatAAATCCAGTTAGACAGTTAGTCAGACAAAATAAGAAGTGCAGACTCTAatgacgcagcgcaagtttgctTCTAATTTCGTTGCCACGCCAATAATTCCCCCAAAACTGTCAGGCCACACTTCtaaaaaatttttagtttttttatttttataaagttttttacaaaatttctATCGTGAGACTTCCGTTCTCTCTTTCACTGGTTGAGCAACGGGTATCCACAAACCCACAAACATGTATTTTCTCTTTTACCCTACGAGTTACgagaataaaaacaagagagaacgctatagtggagttccccgactatctgatacccgttactcagctagtggaagtgcgaaggacagtttttggcggtttgtgggcgttagagtgagcgcgcaaaaaattttttggcaaatagatagaaatttacaagactaatacaaaaatgaaaaaatatcaaaacatttttcaaaagtgtggcgtgcagctttggcggtttgtggcgttagagtgggcgtggcaaaagtttttggcaaatagatagaaatttacaagactaatacaaaaatgaaaaaatatcaaaacatttttcaaaagtgtgggcgtggcagctttgggcggtttgtgggcgttagagtgggcgtggcaacctgaatcgacaaacttgcgctgcgtctatgtccctggatacctatacttaatctcaactttctagcttttgtagttcctgagatctcgacgttcataaggacagacggacagacagacggacggacagacggacatggccagatcgactcggctactgatcctgatcaagaatatatatactttatatggtcggaaacgcttccttctgcctgttacatacttttcaacgaatctagtacacCCTATTTACTCtaagagtaacgggtataattactttacaaaaaaaacagttaCTTATTTCTAATATCCATGTCACTTGATTAACAAAACTATTCCTCATCTCGATTCCAGGTCTGCGTGACCCAGGCGGACGAGCAGACGTCACTCAAGCTGACCCCGCCGCAATCCTCGACGGGAGTCGCCGCTGTTTCCGCCACTCCGCTGCAGAAGAAGACTAGTGGGGTAAACCAGTTCATCGAGGAAAAGCAGAAGATCTCGCTATCCAAGGA from Drosophila yakuba strain Tai18E2 chromosome 3L, Prin_Dyak_Tai18E2_2.1, whole genome shotgun sequence carries:
- the LOC6539340 gene encoding tyramine/octopamine receptor — encoded protein: MPSADQILFVNVTTTVAAAALTAAAAVSTTEFGSDKDERGYVDTDADAGMGTESVANISGSLVEGLTTVTAALSTAQADPDSAGECDGAVEELHASVLGLQLAVPEWEALLTALVLSVIIVLTIIGNILVILSVFTYKPLRIVQNFFIVSLAVADLTVALLVLPFNVAYSILGRWEFGIHLCKLWLTCDVLCCTSSILNLCAIALDRYWAITDPINYAQKRTVGRVLLLISGVWLLSLLISSPPLIGWNDWPDEFTSATPCELTSQRGYVIYSSLGSFFIPLAIMTIVYIEIFVATRRRLRERARANKLNTIALKSTELEPMANSSPVAASNSGSKSRLLASWLCCGRDRAQFATPMIQNDQESISSEVHQPQDSSKAGSHGNSDPQQQHMVVLVKKSRRAKIKDSIKHGKARGGRRSQSSSTCEPHGEQQLLPAGGDGVSCQAGGGHSGGGKSDAEISTESGSDPKGCIQVCVTQADEQTSLKLTPPQSSTGVAAVSATPLQKKTSGVNQFIEEKQKISLSKERRAARTLGIIMGVFVICWLPFFLMYVILPFCQSCCPTNKFKNFITWLGYINSGLNPVIYTIFNLDYRRAFKRLLGLN